A single genomic interval of Vicinamibacterales bacterium harbors:
- a CDS encoding fumarylacetoacetate hydrolase family protein, protein MRLVPILVMITLFSPVPLTAQTSAEPFKLGTFEIDGNQKVGIVLRDSLIIELDAANRVLENGLSYPMIPMPADMLELIGRYEYGMKTRIYEIVTHLVENNHLGDGRPDYVYEVGDVRTLAPINLPGKIMNAAVNFYSHVNESGTPEERTEARRLRREERGVPYLFLKPTRGVVVGNGQPIVLPYGRDRIDWEVELAAVIGRTAKYVSATEAPNYIFGYTVSMDISDRGGRPPGGNATRSDWFVGKGHDTFAPMGPWIVPKEFYGDPMEKLRQTLRVGDEQMQEATAGDMIHSLWELVEYGSSIVTLYPGDVINNGTSGGTGVGTAVRGEQRFLQPGEEIVATIDGIGTLTMPVVSEESPAGGTGARLPPVSSYRR, encoded by the coding sequence ATGCGACTCGTTCCTATATTGGTCATGATCACGCTTTTCAGCCCGGTCCCGCTCACGGCGCAAACGAGTGCCGAACCGTTCAAGCTTGGCACGTTCGAAATTGATGGTAATCAGAAGGTAGGTATCGTTCTTCGGGACAGCTTAATCATTGAGCTCGATGCTGCAAATCGAGTGCTTGAAAATGGCTTGTCGTATCCGATGATTCCGATGCCTGCCGACATGCTTGAACTCATTGGTCGGTATGAATACGGCATGAAGACTAGGATTTATGAGATTGTGACTCATCTGGTTGAAAACAACCACCTAGGGGATGGGCGGCCTGATTATGTCTACGAAGTTGGCGATGTTAGAACTCTCGCTCCGATTAACCTTCCAGGAAAGATTATGAACGCGGCGGTCAATTTCTACAGCCATGTTAACGAGTCTGGCACACCTGAGGAACGCACAGAGGCTCGACGGCTACGGCGCGAAGAGCGAGGCGTGCCCTACTTGTTCTTGAAGCCGACGCGTGGTGTGGTTGTCGGTAACGGTCAGCCGATTGTCCTTCCTTACGGCCGTGATCGAATTGATTGGGAAGTTGAGCTTGCGGCAGTGATCGGAAGGACAGCGAAGTACGTTTCGGCCACCGAGGCTCCGAACTACATTTTTGGCTACACGGTTAGCATGGACATTTCTGACCGTGGTGGCCGTCCTCCAGGTGGTAATGCGACCCGATCCGACTGGTTTGTTGGAAAGGGACACGATACTTTCGCGCCGATGGGACCATGGATCGTGCCGAAGGAGTTCTATGGTGATCCGATGGAGAAGCTTCGACAGACTTTACGTGTTGGTGATGAGCAGATGCAGGAAGCGACTGCCGGTGACATGATTCATTCGCTCTGGGAACTGGTTGAATATGGTTCCTCGATCGTTACGCTCTACCCGGGCGACGTTATCAACAACGGGACGTCAGGTGGTACAGGTGTCGGTACGGCTGTTCGTGGCGAACAGCGATTTCTTCAACCCGGTGAAGAGATCGTAGCGACGATTGACGGCATTGGCACTTTGACGATGCCCGTCGTGTCCGAAGAGTCTCCGGCCGGAGGTACTGGTGCCCGTCTTCCGCCGGTTAGTAGCTATCGGCGTTGA
- a CDS encoding peptidyl-alpha-hydroxyglycine alpha-amidating lyase family protein, with translation MSDRRRMRFGVVFGIGAMCLMFTAVACSEPEVEPVEETTAATSAQVGAGGSDTEPVNDRPNPYETIEDYFTLPEGRTWGATSAVDVDIDGTSIWVGERCGANGCADSDLPVVLKFDADGNVVTSFGGGMFIFPHGIHVDADGNVWITDAQGPNGEDPNRDGKGHAVYKFSPEGEILLTLGTPGEAGDGTGGLLNTPNDVITAPDGSIFVGDGHGGQSPNAPPETVARVVKFDSEGNYLMHWGGLGSEPGQFRTPHGLAFDSEGRLFVADRGNVRIQIFDQEGNFLDEWYQFGRLSGIYINQDDMLFGADSESSDRSNPGWARGIRIGSAQTGEVAYFIPDPELEPGGTSAAEGVVVDAAGNVYGAEVGPRALKKYTMQ, from the coding sequence ATGTCTGATCGACGTCGAATGAGGTTTGGAGTGGTGTTCGGTATCGGGGCCATGTGTCTAATGTTTACTGCTGTAGCTTGCTCTGAACCTGAGGTCGAGCCGGTGGAGGAAACGACTGCAGCTACATCGGCCCAGGTAGGGGCTGGCGGCTCAGATACTGAGCCTGTCAATGATCGTCCAAATCCATACGAAACGATTGAAGATTACTTCACGTTACCTGAAGGCCGAACCTGGGGCGCGACGAGTGCAGTCGACGTCGATATCGATGGGACATCGATCTGGGTAGGCGAACGGTGTGGTGCAAATGGTTGTGCCGATTCTGATTTGCCTGTCGTCCTTAAGTTTGACGCTGATGGCAATGTCGTGACGAGTTTCGGTGGCGGAATGTTCATCTTCCCGCATGGTATTCATGTGGATGCTGACGGTAATGTGTGGATAACGGATGCGCAGGGTCCGAATGGTGAGGATCCGAATCGGGACGGCAAAGGACACGCAGTTTACAAATTCAGTCCAGAGGGTGAGATTTTACTGACACTCGGCACTCCTGGTGAGGCTGGTGATGGGACTGGCGGTCTACTGAATACGCCTAATGATGTGATCACGGCGCCTGATGGTTCAATCTTTGTAGGCGATGGACATGGAGGACAGAGTCCAAATGCACCGCCGGAGACCGTCGCTCGCGTCGTGAAATTCGATAGCGAGGGTAACTACCTCATGCATTGGGGAGGACTCGGTTCTGAGCCCGGCCAGTTTCGGACGCCACACGGGCTGGCATTTGATTCCGAGGGGCGGCTATTCGTAGCTGACAGAGGGAATGTGCGCATTCAGATCTTTGACCAAGAAGGTAATTTTCTGGATGAGTGGTATCAGTTTGGCCGTCTGAGCGGCATTTATATTAATCAGGACGACATGTTGTTCGGTGCTGATTCGGAATCCAGCGATCGCAGTAACCCGGGTTGGGCACGGGGTATCCGGATCGGAAGTGCACAAACCGGTGAGGTTGCCTACTTTATTCCTGATCCTGAGCTGGAACCCGGGGGTACCTCGGCAGCTGAAGGCGTAGTGGTCGACGCTGCGGGTAACGTGTATGGAGCCGAGGTTGGTCCTCGGGCGCTAAAAAAATACACCATGCAGTAG
- a CDS encoding VOC family protein, translating to MRVRSFSHCGITVSDFNKAVRFYWDVFRCPLVGVADTPSDRVRDFFGVDVDRPTCKIGWIRVPGGAVLEIFEFQPNQSPTDILWNRVGLTHISFNVRNIQKWYDYLVRKGVECVSQPERSPRGHTFFFVKDFDGNLIELMDLGYMYYVLDWLGPLGGWLFRRGMYRQYYGPPES from the coding sequence GTGCGCGTTAGATCGTTCAGTCACTGTGGCATTACGGTTTCAGATTTCAATAAAGCTGTTCGCTTTTACTGGGACGTGTTCCGATGTCCGCTTGTGGGTGTAGCTGATACGCCATCAGACCGCGTTCGTGATTTCTTCGGCGTAGATGTTGATCGGCCGACCTGTAAGATCGGTTGGATCCGTGTCCCAGGTGGCGCTGTGCTTGAGATCTTTGAGTTTCAGCCAAATCAATCACCAACTGACATTTTGTGGAATCGAGTGGGGCTGACTCACATTTCATTCAATGTTAGAAACATACAGAAGTGGTACGACTACCTAGTGAGAAAGGGAGTCGAGTGTGTTAGTCAACCCGAACGTTCGCCTCGAGGTCATACTTTCTTTTTCGTGAAAGATTTTGACGGAAATCTCATTGAACTCATGGATCTCGGATACATGTATTACGTGCTTGACTGGCTGGGTCCCCTTGGTGGCTGGCTGTTCAGGCGGGGGATGTATCGGCAGTACTACGGACCACCGGAGAGTTAA
- a CDS encoding Rieske 2Fe-2S domain-containing protein, producing MLKPEDNKLLTRVGPGAAMGELLRRFWIPALTEEEVRENDGAPVRLRLLGQDLVAFRDTEGKLGILDAYCPHRRAHLYFGRNEECGLRCVYHGWKFDVTGQCVDMPSEQPGFKEKARTAAYPTATRGGVVWVYLGPDQLKPELPDFEWARLPKSRCEITKRSQQCNWAQAVEGGIDSSHISFLHRNLEDLTPAAKATTGHKGYTSRDRSPVFTVKDTDYGLLIGASRNATEESFYWRITQFLVPFWTIIPPIMRENTNDSSQNTYSGHAFVPIDDENTWTWSFNCHPHRDFTEKEQALFHPRTGLWGPIDDSYRPVWNKENDYGLDRDMQKNVNFTGIKGIPNQDVAVQESMGPIADRSQEMLGTSDKAIIAYRQLLLDMAKDLQNGLEPKASLHGAYYNVRSASLLLKKDVPFDKGAAWLLSAENQG from the coding sequence ATGTTGAAACCAGAAGACAACAAACTCCTTACACGTGTGGGGCCAGGCGCCGCCATGGGCGAACTCTTACGACGGTTCTGGATACCGGCACTCACGGAAGAGGAAGTTCGCGAGAACGACGGAGCGCCCGTTCGGTTGCGTCTCCTGGGACAAGACCTCGTGGCCTTCCGCGATACCGAGGGAAAACTCGGAATACTGGATGCCTACTGTCCGCATCGTCGCGCCCATCTGTATTTCGGTCGCAACGAGGAATGTGGGCTCCGCTGCGTCTATCACGGCTGGAAGTTCGACGTTACCGGCCAGTGTGTCGACATGCCTTCCGAACAACCGGGTTTTAAGGAGAAGGCGAGGACGGCAGCCTATCCGACAGCGACACGGGGCGGTGTCGTGTGGGTCTACCTGGGTCCAGATCAACTCAAGCCAGAGCTACCAGATTTTGAGTGGGCCCGCCTACCAAAATCTCGTTGTGAAATCACCAAACGCTCCCAACAATGCAACTGGGCTCAGGCGGTCGAAGGTGGCATTGATTCAAGCCATATTTCGTTTCTCCACCGAAATCTGGAAGATCTCACTCCCGCCGCGAAGGCTACAACCGGCCATAAAGGCTATACCTCAAGGGACCGTTCACCGGTTTTTACTGTCAAGGACACCGACTACGGCCTCTTAATCGGCGCCAGCCGGAATGCCACGGAGGAATCGTTCTACTGGCGAATCACACAGTTTCTTGTTCCATTCTGGACAATAATCCCACCGATTATGAGAGAGAACACGAACGACTCCAGCCAAAACACTTATTCTGGACATGCGTTTGTACCCATTGATGACGAAAACACCTGGACTTGGTCCTTCAATTGCCATCCGCACCGGGACTTTACCGAGAAAGAGCAAGCTCTCTTCCACCCTCGCACCGGCTTATGGGGTCCAATCGACGACAGTTATCGGCCTGTCTGGAACAAGGAAAACGATTACGGGCTTGACCGTGACATGCAGAAAAACGTTAACTTCACGGGCATTAAGGGCATTCCTAATCAAGACGTTGCCGTCCAAGAAAGCATGGGACCAATTGCGGACCGGAGCCAGGAAATGCTCGGCACCTCCGACAAAGCCATCATCGCCTACCGGCAATTACTTCTCGATATGGCCAAAGACCTACAAAATGGACTGGAGCCGAAGGCTTCCCTCCACGGCGCGTACTACAACGTCCGGTCTGCTTCCCTCCTGCTAAAAAAAGACGTGCCGTTCGATAAGGGCGCCGCGTGGTTACTCTCAGCTGAGAATCAAGGGTAA
- a CDS encoding GMC family oxidoreductase, with protein sequence MPTWRYDIIIIGSGAGGGTLAHALADTSAEILILERGDFIPQEDENWSPKAVWKDLRYRTKDTWLDSSGKAFLPYTHYCVGGNTKFWGSVLYRLRREDFGEIEQADGVSPAWPIDYQTLEPYYERAEKLYQVRGENGMDPTEATRGPFPHPAVPHDEGMVKCVTQLRQQGLHPSSLPLGLRSPGSQNGCILCNTCNSFPCLRHAKCEAEVCCVQPALEQPNVTLWTDAHAQRLLMEPSGSRVEAVEVRCQGETRRVEAPLVLVSCGAVNSAALLLRSANDRHPNGLGNSSGLVGRRYMAHLATMMQGFHPFRINHTIFQKTVGINDFYLHGPEGGYPLGQIQSQGRTHGVMAQTVVPWIPLWAYNAWVARGIDWLAISEDLPKLENRVTIETNGQIRLHYQPNNVGTHNRLVREMKRILRRLGCWFVIAYSHKEQNTTHQCGTLCFGIDPRKSVLNPYCRSHDIENLFIVDASFFPSSAAVNPGLTIVAQALRVADHIKTTVLGLRIEKSTDGM encoded by the coding sequence ATGCCAACCTGGCGTTACGACATCATCATTATCGGTAGTGGTGCAGGAGGGGGAACTTTGGCGCATGCTCTCGCCGACACCTCGGCGGAGATACTCATCCTTGAGCGCGGTGATTTCATACCGCAAGAGGACGAAAACTGGAGTCCCAAAGCGGTTTGGAAGGACCTGCGTTACCGGACCAAAGACACTTGGCTTGATAGTTCTGGCAAGGCGTTTTTACCGTACACTCATTACTGTGTTGGAGGTAACACGAAGTTTTGGGGAAGTGTGCTCTATCGGTTACGCCGAGAGGATTTTGGAGAGATCGAGCAAGCAGATGGAGTGTCACCAGCTTGGCCGATCGACTACCAGACGTTGGAGCCGTATTACGAACGAGCCGAGAAGCTGTATCAGGTTCGTGGTGAGAATGGTATGGACCCAACTGAGGCTACGAGGGGGCCGTTTCCGCACCCGGCAGTTCCACACGATGAGGGAATGGTCAAGTGTGTGACCCAGCTTCGGCAGCAAGGGCTCCATCCGTCGTCACTGCCACTTGGACTACGCAGTCCTGGATCCCAGAATGGGTGCATCTTGTGCAACACCTGCAACTCGTTTCCTTGTCTTCGTCATGCAAAGTGCGAGGCTGAAGTCTGCTGTGTACAGCCTGCACTTGAACAGCCAAACGTTACGTTGTGGACAGATGCTCATGCTCAGCGTCTGCTAATGGAACCATCAGGGTCTCGAGTTGAAGCGGTTGAGGTGAGGTGCCAGGGTGAAACACGGCGCGTGGAGGCTCCGCTCGTTCTAGTGTCCTGTGGCGCAGTGAACTCAGCGGCGCTCCTTTTACGGTCAGCCAACGATCGGCACCCCAATGGACTGGGTAATTCGTCGGGACTAGTGGGTAGGCGGTACATGGCGCACCTAGCTACTATGATGCAAGGTTTTCATCCGTTTCGGATTAATCACACGATTTTTCAAAAGACAGTTGGGATTAATGATTTCTATCTGCATGGTCCGGAGGGCGGCTATCCGCTTGGGCAGATTCAGTCACAAGGCCGGACCCATGGAGTGATGGCTCAGACCGTGGTGCCGTGGATACCGCTCTGGGCCTATAACGCGTGGGTGGCGCGCGGGATTGATTGGTTAGCCATTTCAGAAGATTTACCAAAGCTAGAGAATCGCGTCACGATCGAAACGAATGGGCAGATCCGCCTACATTACCAACCGAATAATGTGGGAACTCATAACCGGCTTGTTCGAGAGATGAAGAGGATACTTCGGCGGCTCGGATGCTGGTTTGTAATCGCCTACTCTCACAAGGAACAAAACACGACTCATCAGTGTGGGACTTTATGTTTTGGCATTGACCCGAGGAAATCTGTTCTTAACCCGTACTGCCGGTCCCATGACATTGAAAATTTATTTATTGTTGATGCATCATTCTTTCCATCATCGGCTGCCGTCAATCCCGGCCTAACCATTGTGGCGCAGGCACTAAGGGTGGCCGATCACATCAAGACGACGGTGCTGGGCTTGAGAATCGAGAAATCAACAGATGGGATGTAG
- a CDS encoding Gfo/Idh/MocA family oxidoreductase, with amino-acid sequence MHIAFLGCGLITGVHSRHLKALRDDFLLSYASRTASKSEAYCRRYFGAGSYDSYSKAIEDPSVDAVIIAVPPCFHLELTLEALSAGKHVLVEKPAYLRIKDYLEVVAARDRAGCVVVVGENDHYKPLAVCLRRLLREGVIGEMVFANFTTLAKRLKTADDWRNDVTVAGGDAFFEEGIHWLHLANSLGPMITEARGYQPTASQAGIDKRDKSMMVAFRYDNGAVGALFYSREIPSLFRGLRVSKLFGRSGIISFESNGVAVLVRGTGVPRLVLPGFEDIRGYRAMYRDFLGAVRNNRTPEMSLETAIADQRLMDQVYATTGLSGSVVSATP; translated from the coding sequence ATGCATATTGCGTTCCTCGGTTGCGGCTTAATAACAGGGGTTCACAGTCGTCATTTGAAGGCTCTGAGAGATGACTTCCTGTTGAGTTACGCCAGTCGTACTGCCTCAAAATCAGAAGCTTATTGTCGGCGTTACTTTGGCGCAGGAAGCTACGATAGCTACAGCAAGGCCATTGAGGATCCTTCGGTTGATGCGGTGATCATTGCTGTACCACCATGTTTTCATTTAGAGCTCACCCTCGAAGCACTGTCAGCTGGTAAACATGTACTAGTCGAGAAACCGGCCTACCTGCGGATAAAGGACTATCTCGAGGTTGTGGCCGCACGCGACCGGGCAGGATGTGTGGTAGTGGTAGGTGAGAACGACCACTATAAGCCGTTAGCAGTCTGTCTGAGGCGATTGTTACGGGAGGGTGTAATTGGCGAGATGGTCTTTGCGAACTTTACGACTCTCGCTAAGCGTTTAAAGACTGCCGATGATTGGCGAAATGATGTTACGGTCGCTGGTGGTGATGCCTTCTTTGAGGAAGGGATTCACTGGTTACACCTAGCTAACAGTCTCGGTCCCATGATTACTGAAGCACGGGGATATCAACCCACTGCCTCACAAGCCGGCATCGATAAACGCGACAAGAGTATGATGGTTGCTTTCCGGTACGACAATGGAGCTGTAGGCGCGCTTTTTTATTCGCGTGAGATCCCATCGTTGTTTCGAGGTTTGCGAGTGTCGAAGTTGTTTGGACGTTCCGGGATTATCTCGTTCGAATCCAATGGTGTTGCAGTGTTGGTGAGAGGCACTGGAGTGCCGAGGCTGGTTCTACCAGGATTCGAAGACATTCGTGGCTATCGGGCAATGTATCGAGACTTCCTTGGGGCGGTCCGTAATAACCGCACGCCTGAAATGAGTCTTGAAACAGCAATTGCTGACCAGCGACTCATGGATCAGGTCTACGCCACGACTGGGCTGTCTGGCAGTGTAGTTAGTGCGACACCGTAG
- a CDS encoding histidinol-phosphate transaminase, whose protein sequence is MSLSRRAFVRRLGMGSAGIASASFIIGHGREELVALGFEDFELEDAMQRQRAAVPPDAIKLSSNENLRGPSPKVLEVLRQHPSTALGYGYPVPSSRAFTQALATAHNVEPQHVITATGSGAILRAAQNAYVTDSRPLVSGDPSYMRGAERSISVNSDLYLDLDAMVDASNGAGLVFLCNPNNPTSTIHPLSDIETAVRAIKRRSPNTAVLIDEAYIHYATAPGVGSGDQLSVELPDVFMTRTFSKAFGMAGMRMGYGIGQPETLQKLRQAWGLGSINELQSVAGIAAIEDTAHMEWEREENRRVREWTLSQFEEIGFGGPASQTNFIFVELGRPASEFRDACRANGILVGRDFPPMEQTHARISLGRMEDMQRAMEVFKKVLET, encoded by the coding sequence ATGTCACTCTCACGTCGCGCGTTTGTTCGCCGGCTCGGCATGGGTAGCGCTGGGATTGCATCGGCGTCGTTCATCATTGGTCATGGGCGCGAGGAGTTGGTCGCGCTTGGGTTCGAGGATTTTGAACTCGAGGACGCCATGCAGCGGCAGCGTGCGGCAGTTCCTCCGGATGCAATCAAGCTGAGTAGCAACGAAAATCTTCGCGGACCCAGTCCTAAGGTCCTTGAAGTGCTGAGGCAGCATCCCTCAACAGCCTTGGGTTATGGCTATCCGGTACCGAGTAGTCGTGCGTTCACCCAGGCACTTGCAACAGCGCACAATGTGGAGCCGCAGCACGTGATTACAGCTACCGGTTCTGGTGCCATTCTTCGAGCAGCGCAAAACGCCTATGTGACTGATTCAAGGCCGCTTGTGTCTGGGGATCCGTCCTATATGCGAGGTGCCGAGCGATCTATTTCGGTGAACTCAGACCTATATCTCGACCTCGATGCGATGGTTGACGCTTCCAACGGTGCCGGGCTCGTGTTTCTTTGCAACCCGAATAATCCAACGTCAACGATCCACCCGCTGTCTGATATCGAGACTGCGGTGCGTGCGATCAAGCGGAGATCGCCTAATACGGCCGTCCTGATTGACGAGGCGTATATCCACTACGCAACGGCTCCGGGTGTCGGTTCTGGTGATCAACTGTCAGTAGAGTTACCAGACGTGTTTATGACACGCACGTTTTCGAAGGCGTTTGGTATGGCTGGCATGCGTATGGGATATGGAATTGGTCAGCCTGAGACTCTCCAAAAGTTACGCCAGGCATGGGGCCTTGGGAGCATCAACGAACTTCAGAGCGTGGCCGGGATTGCTGCGATCGAGGACACGGCCCACATGGAGTGGGAGCGTGAAGAAAATCGGCGGGTTCGGGAATGGACGCTGTCACAGTTCGAGGAGATCGGCTTTGGCGGACCCGCGTCGCAGACAAACTTCATCTTTGTGGAACTTGGGCGTCCTGCGTCAGAGTTCCGTGATGCATGCCGGGCGAATGGCATCTTGGTGGGGCGAGATTTTCCTCCGATGGAGCAAACGCACGCACGTATCTCGTTGGGAAGGATGGAGGATATGCAACGGGCGATGGAGGTTTTCAAGAAGGTGTTGGAAACCTAG
- a CDS encoding zinc-dependent peptidase, with protein sequence MNNLRLASSADTDEQSSPTKTFTAWKRRTRAWALVLAALTLIVSALVVLVATRTWQLADTALVLALVPAFGMYLWQTGKIRRRHTILCETFPPAWETVLQQEVIFFRVLDPEQRRRFRRHLQVFLGEKRITGIRVEVDTTTRVLAAASAIIPIFGFPDWEWDQIDEVLIYPTRFNREFEIGDSKDHNTLGMIGTGSLNRLMILSKPDLINGFRNMTDKRNVGIHEFAHLVDKTDGVIDGVPSVGLDRQAIEPWIDLMRRKMVEIEAGKSDIDRYALTNEAEFLAVTAEYFFERPGVMLRKHPALYRALERVFNQNLRTRAGALRRELLRGRPRLGRNSPCPCGSGRKFKKCCLQ encoded by the coding sequence ATGAACAATCTTCGCTTGGCATCGTCTGCTGACACTGACGAGCAGTCTAGTCCCACCAAGACATTCACTGCCTGGAAACGACGGACTCGCGCCTGGGCACTTGTCTTGGCGGCGTTGACGCTTATTGTGTCCGCACTGGTTGTACTCGTGGCGACCCGCACTTGGCAACTAGCCGACACCGCGCTGGTTCTAGCACTGGTCCCAGCGTTCGGAATGTATCTCTGGCAGACGGGCAAGATCCGACGCCGTCACACCATCCTCTGCGAAACATTTCCACCAGCGTGGGAAACCGTTTTACAGCAAGAGGTGATCTTCTTCAGGGTCCTCGATCCAGAGCAACGTCGGCGGTTCCGTCGTCATCTCCAGGTGTTCCTAGGAGAAAAACGGATCACCGGCATCAGAGTGGAAGTTGACACAACAACACGGGTACTGGCTGCCGCCAGCGCGATCATCCCAATCTTCGGTTTCCCCGATTGGGAGTGGGACCAAATCGACGAGGTGTTGATATACCCGACCCGCTTCAACCGCGAGTTTGAGATCGGTGACAGTAAAGATCACAACACTCTAGGTATGATTGGCACGGGAAGCCTGAATCGCCTCATGATCCTGTCTAAACCAGATCTTATCAATGGCTTTAGGAACATGACCGATAAACGCAATGTGGGTATCCATGAGTTTGCGCATCTGGTTGACAAAACGGATGGGGTGATCGATGGCGTGCCATCTGTTGGACTTGATCGGCAGGCAATCGAGCCCTGGATTGATCTGATGCGACGCAAGATGGTCGAAATCGAGGCTGGAAAATCCGATATCGACCGTTACGCACTCACGAACGAAGCGGAGTTTTTGGCCGTGACAGCCGAGTACTTTTTTGAGCGTCCAGGCGTGATGTTACGTAAACACCCAGCCCTCTACAGGGCGCTCGAGCGTGTGTTTAACCAGAACCTCCGCACCCGTGCTGGTGCATTGCGGCGAGAATTACTGCGAGGTCGACCACGGTTGGGCAGAAACTCGCCTTGTCCATGCGGAAGCGGGCGTAAGTTCAAGAAATGCTGTCTGCAATGA
- the typA gene encoding translational GTPase TypA, with protein MLSVAKPKRRNVAIIAHVDHGKTTLVDALLHQSGVFRTNEQVADRALDNIDLERERGITIMAKNTAVRYQDVTINIIDTPGHADFGGEVERTLTMVDGVLLLVDASEGPLPQTRFVLRKALERKLVPIVVINKIDRKDARPAEVLSEIYDLFIDLEASDKQIDFSILYTNSKAGTATTDLEKPGKTLRPLFEAVIDSVPAPPGDPLAPLQLLVANLDSSDYLGRIAIGRIFNGTVRLGDQVVVAKLDGKVEKTRVTKLYAFDGLRRVEIERGTAGDIVCLAGIDDITIGETITDPEAQTPIPPIHIDEPTVSMIFGVNTSPMSGREGQHVTSRNLRDRLDRELIGNVSIRVEDTDSTDRVMVIGRGELQLSILIEMMRREGYELEVSRPEVVTRKKAGQVVEPIEELVIDVSEELHGVVIAQLGTRRATMTKMVNHGSGRVRLEFRVPTRGLIGFRSQFLTDTRGTGIMNHLFAAWEPWRGAISARPTGVLVADRVGKTTAYAMYNLQERGELFIRPGTEVYEGMVVGENARPADLDVNVTKEKKLTNMRKSTAEEAIRLVSTRRLNLEQAIEFINEDELVEITPESIRIRKRILSASDRRTREEQHE; from the coding sequence ATGTTGTCTGTTGCTAAACCGAAACGTCGCAACGTGGCTATCATTGCTCATGTCGACCATGGTAAGACGACACTTGTTGACGCCCTGCTTCATCAAAGTGGGGTATTTCGTACTAATGAGCAAGTTGCCGATCGTGCGTTGGATAACATCGATCTTGAGCGAGAACGTGGCATCACAATTATGGCGAAGAACACGGCGGTTCGCTATCAGGATGTGACGATCAACATTATCGATACCCCCGGCCATGCTGACTTTGGCGGGGAAGTAGAGCGCACGTTAACTATGGTCGACGGTGTTCTACTTTTGGTCGACGCGTCCGAAGGTCCTCTGCCACAGACCCGCTTTGTTTTGCGGAAGGCGCTTGAGCGTAAACTTGTTCCGATCGTTGTTATTAATAAAATCGATCGAAAGGACGCTAGGCCGGCTGAGGTTTTAAGTGAGATATACGATCTGTTCATCGATCTTGAAGCCAGCGACAAGCAAATCGATTTTTCTATTCTCTACACTAACTCAAAGGCTGGTACGGCGACCACTGATTTAGAGAAACCTGGAAAGACGCTACGACCGCTTTTTGAGGCCGTCATCGATTCTGTGCCAGCTCCTCCAGGGGACCCTCTTGCGCCCCTACAGCTCCTCGTTGCAAATCTCGATTCGAGCGACTATCTCGGGCGTATTGCCATCGGTCGCATCTTTAATGGCACCGTCAGATTAGGTGACCAGGTGGTAGTCGCGAAGCTTGATGGCAAAGTGGAAAAGACTCGAGTGACGAAGCTCTATGCCTTTGACGGGCTCCGACGTGTTGAGATCGAGCGGGGGACAGCTGGTGACATTGTCTGTCTCGCCGGAATCGATGATATTACGATCGGCGAGACGATTACTGACCCTGAGGCACAGACGCCGATTCCACCAATTCACATTGACGAGCCGACTGTCTCGATGATCTTCGGAGTGAATACGTCACCGATGTCAGGACGGGAAGGACAGCACGTCACGTCACGCAATCTCCGTGACCGACTAGATCGAGAACTAATCGGTAATGTCTCGATCCGCGTGGAAGACACCGATTCGACTGATCGAGTCATGGTCATCGGCCGCGGGGAGCTTCAACTTTCTATTCTTATCGAGATGATGCGGCGTGAGGGGTATGAATTAGAGGTCTCTCGGCCTGAAGTCGTGACCCGGAAGAAAGCCGGCCAGGTCGTAGAGCCGATCGAGGAACTGGTTATTGATGTATCAGAGGAATTACACGGCGTTGTAATTGCACAACTCGGCACGCGTCGCGCGACCATGACAAAGATGGTAAACCATGGAAGTGGTCGTGTGCGACTTGAATTCCGCGTGCCAACCCGTGGTTTAATTGGATTTCGATCTCAGTTTCTAACAGACACCCGAGGGACTGGCATCATGAATCACCTCTTCGCGGCTTGGGAGCCGTGGCGCGGGGCCATCAGTGCTCGCCCAACTGGAGTGCTTGTCGCGGATCGTGTTGGTAAGACCACCGCGTACGCGATGTACAATCTTCAGGAGCGTGGCGAACTATTTATCCGGCCTGGCACTGAGGTCTATGAAGGGATGGTCGTCGGTGAAAATGCACGTCCAGCAGACCTTGACGTTAACGTTACCAAGGAGAAGAAGCTCACCAACATGCGGAAGTCAACGGCGGAGGAGGCCATACGCCTTGTATCGACAAGAAGATTGAACCTTGAGCAGGCGATCGAATTTATTAACGAGGATGAGCTAGTTGAGATCACTCCTGAAAGTATTCGGATACGGAAACGAATCCTGTCAGCGTCCGATCGGCGAACTAGGGAAGAGCAGCACGAATGA